The following coding sequences lie in one Chionomys nivalis chromosome 8, mChiNiv1.1, whole genome shotgun sequence genomic window:
- the Oosp4b gene encoding oocyte-secreted protein 4B isoform X2: MKLTALSGGFFLLCLLWNASGLEPVISVCSDDWLLVRIERRPFGNDTELRVDDLYLGNNCSVTRVLSFNYEFSYPAASCGISKFMFQGNVFILSEIRYRLVQELTRRFQVICSVKRPKLFSTEPFGLSRYSVSAFCGGTQVIGQESSVSSQTKSHEPNFSISHKDQLSVNLWINGPCVKNSFVP; the protein is encoded by the exons ATGAAGCTCACAGCCCTGTCAGGCGGgttctttctcctttgtctgttgtggaatGCTTCTGGACTCGAGCCAG TGATTTCAGTGTGCTCTGATGACTGGCTGCTCGTGAGAATAGAGAGGAGGCCCTTTGGTAACGACACAGAATTGAGAGTTGATGACCTATACCTGGGGAACAACTGCTCCGTAACCAGGGTCCTCAGCTTCAACTATGAGTTTTCTTATCCTGCTGCTTCCTGTGGGATCAGTAAATTT ATGTTCCAGGGAAATGTCTTCATCTTGTCTGAGATCAGGTACAGACTGGTTCAGGAGCTGACCCGCAGATTCCAGGTGATTTGCTCTGTGAAGAG GCCTAAGTTATTTTCGACGGAGCCCTTTGGATTAAGTAGGTATAGCGTGAGTGCCTTCTGTGGTGGCACTCAGGTGATAGGACAAGAGTCATCGGTCTCCTCCCAAACTAAATCACATGAGCCTAATTTTAGCATTTCTCATAAG GACCAACTGTCTGTGAACCTCTGGATCAATGGTCCCTGTGTGAAGAATTCCTTTGTGCCCTGA
- the Oosp4b gene encoding oocyte-secreted protein 4B isoform X1: MKLTALSGGFFLLCLLWNASGLEPAVISVCSDDWLLVRIERRPFGNDTELRVDDLYLGNNCSVTRVLSFNYEFSYPAASCGISKFMFQGNVFILSEIRYRLVQELTRRFQVICSVKRPKLFSTEPFGLSRYSVSAFCGGTQVIGQESSVSSQTKSHEPNFSISHKDQLSVNLWINGPCVKNSFVP; encoded by the exons ATGAAGCTCACAGCCCTGTCAGGCGGgttctttctcctttgtctgttgtggaatGCTTCTGGACTCGAGCCAG CAGTGATTTCAGTGTGCTCTGATGACTGGCTGCTCGTGAGAATAGAGAGGAGGCCCTTTGGTAACGACACAGAATTGAGAGTTGATGACCTATACCTGGGGAACAACTGCTCCGTAACCAGGGTCCTCAGCTTCAACTATGAGTTTTCTTATCCTGCTGCTTCCTGTGGGATCAGTAAATTT ATGTTCCAGGGAAATGTCTTCATCTTGTCTGAGATCAGGTACAGACTGGTTCAGGAGCTGACCCGCAGATTCCAGGTGATTTGCTCTGTGAAGAG GCCTAAGTTATTTTCGACGGAGCCCTTTGGATTAAGTAGGTATAGCGTGAGTGCCTTCTGTGGTGGCACTCAGGTGATAGGACAAGAGTCATCGGTCTCCTCCCAAACTAAATCACATGAGCCTAATTTTAGCATTTCTCATAAG GACCAACTGTCTGTGAACCTCTGGATCAATGGTCCCTGTGTGAAGAATTCCTTTGTGCCCTGA
- the Oosp2 gene encoding oocyte-secreted protein 2: MKVSVTLEVFVLSAVLVWPCAWNIDINVEINCSQDWLMVYVSPDAQDRNNSFIFSDELILGQGCPATKIHTYRYDFVYLVSDCGIRTKVISKNTIHFETEIYFVPRNSRFENQTIPLECSASRKSMWLTAVSTDEDPKVPASVFMTNL, encoded by the exons ATGAaggtctctgtgactttggaggtctttgttctctctgctgtcttggtgtGGCCTTGTGCTTGGAACATTGACATCAATG TGGAGATAAATTGTTCTCAGGACTGGTTGATGGTCTATGTTAGCCCGGATGCCCAGGACAGAAACaactcatttattttctctgatgAATTAATTCTGGGACAAGGCTGCCCTGCAACTAAAATACACACATATCGATATGATTTTGTATACCTTGTCAGTGACTGTGGCATCAGGACGAAG GTTATCTCAAAGAACACTATCCATTTTGAAACTGAGATATACTTTGTTCCAAGGAATAGTCGTTTTGAAAATCAGACGATCCCTTTGGAGTGTTCTGCATCTCG GAAGTCAATGTGGCTTACAGCAGTGTCTACAGATGAGGACCCAAAGGTGCCTGCAAGTGTCTTTATGACGAATCTTTAA
- the Ms4a3 gene encoding LOW QUALITY PROTEIN: membrane-spanning 4-domains subfamily A member 3 (The sequence of the model RefSeq protein was modified relative to this genomic sequence to represent the inferred CDS: substituted 1 base at 1 genomic stop codon) translates to MASQEFDHTGLGTSARGTSPGSHRKETDGSGYHLLDGSQDVQRGVLQALGAVQILNGILILALGVLLSCLQHLSHHFRHFFFFTFYTGYPLWGAVFFICSGSLTVAAGRKPTRMLMQNSFGMNIASATIAFVGTAFLSVHLALNSQALRGCQSSQSPDLCIYLGSSSDGLVSLMLILTLLELAVTISIAVMWCLGNVCGLREAVSSPPNSAESGIAPDGSDSEHLSTQPXITKD, encoded by the exons ATGGCCTCCCAGGAATTCGATCATACAGGACTGGGGACCTCAGCACGTGGTACCTCGCCAGGCAGTCACAGAAAGGAGACTGATGGTTCTGGTTATCATCTCCTGGATGGATCACAGGATGTTCAGAGAGGAGTACTGCAAGCCCTTGGG gcCGTCCAGATCCTGAATGGAATACTGATTCTGGCTCTGGGTGTTTTATTGAGTTGTTTACAGCATTTGTCTCACCACTTCAggcatttcttcttcttcacctTCTACACAGGCTATCCACTCTGGGGTGCTGTGTTT TTTATCTGCTCAGGGTCCTTGACGGTTGCAGCAGGGAGAAAGCCTACAAGGATGCTG atgcAAAACAGTTTTGGGATGAACATTGCCAGTGCGACCATTGCATTTGTTGGAACTGCTTTCCTCTCTGTACATCTGGCACTCAATTCCCAGGCACTCAGGGGCTGCCAGTCTTCACAGTCACCTGACTTATGCATTTACCTGGGTTCCTCATCAGAT GGCCTGGTGTCTCTGATGCTGATCCTTACCCTGCTGGAGCTGGCCGTGACCATTTCCATCGCAGTCATGTGGTGCCTAGGAAATGTCTGTGGTTTAAGAGAG GCAGTTTCTTCACCTCCTAATTCTGCGGAATCGGGAATAGCTCCTGATGGAAGTGATTCGGAGCACCTGAGCACTCAGCCTTAAATCACCAAAGACTGA